A genomic segment from Haloarcula limicola encodes:
- a CDS encoding ArsR/SmtB family transcription factor, with translation MSSQTERLERLITEESGECCDADIEGRLDSLRSCQSETPPDPDADLTALKTLGNETRYSIVRLLKAADRELCVCEINPTVDVSDSAISHALSDLHDAGLVARRKDGTWRYYEATDRAEALLTALDETRGAER, from the coding sequence ATGAGCTCACAGACGGAACGACTGGAACGTCTCATCACCGAGGAGAGCGGTGAGTGCTGTGACGCGGATATCGAGGGGCGGCTCGATTCGCTGCGCTCGTGTCAGTCGGAGACCCCGCCGGATCCCGACGCCGACCTGACCGCACTCAAGACGCTGGGGAACGAGACGCGATACAGTATCGTCCGGTTGCTGAAGGCCGCGGATCGGGAGCTGTGTGTCTGCGAGATCAACCCGACCGTGGACGTCAGCGACAGCGCGATCAGTCACGCCCTCTCCGATCTCCACGACGCCGGGCTCGTCGCGCGGCGAAAGGACGGCACCTGGCGGTACTACGAGGCGACCGACCGGGCCGAGGCGCTGCTGACTGCCCTCGACGAGACGCGAGGGGCCGAGCGATGA
- a CDS encoding heavy metal translocating P-type ATPase, whose amino-acid sequence MFRRRFWVSLVLSIPVVFFSEFIQDVFGYTAPTFPGSVWITPVLSVIVFAYGGVPFLSMARTELQNREPGMMMLISLAITVAFVYSIASLFLEGTTPFFWELVTLIDIMLLGHWMEMRSVRQASGALDELAKLMPDTAERVTESGDTEEVPVAELGEGDVVLVRPGASVPADGEVVDGESSVDESMITGESRPVDKELGSEVVAGTVNQDGSLRVRVTKTGDETTLAGIMRLVDEAQSSKSRTQLLADRAAGWLFYIALSVAAITAVAWVVAVGLSVGVLERVVTVLVIACPHALGLAVPLVVAINTSTAARNGMLIRDRIAMEEARNLDTVMFDKTGTLTKGEQGVVGIQTAGDWDEERALEVAAGVEGDSEHMIARAIRTAAGERGVQRASVSNFENLRGLGVRAVVDLEPRSGPGQASGEHEVQRASEERAGSEATREPSDPRDGDTVYLGGPNLIEKLGVERADGIVSFADEAGSNAQTVIYLIQDESEVAAAFALADVVREESRRAIEALHGMGIEVAMLTGDSEAVARAVSAELGIDQYFAEVLPEEKDTKVERLQSEGKLVAMVGDGVNDAPALTRADVGIAIGSGTDVAIESGDIILVDNNPLDVVRLIRLSKASYRKMQENLVWATGYNVVALPLAAGILAPIGILLSPAVGAAFMSVSTIIVAINARRLKGADLSVG is encoded by the coding sequence ATGTTCCGCCGGCGGTTCTGGGTCTCGCTCGTCCTCTCGATTCCGGTCGTCTTCTTCAGCGAGTTCATTCAGGACGTCTTCGGCTACACGGCCCCGACCTTTCCCGGAAGCGTCTGGATCACGCCCGTCCTCTCGGTGATCGTCTTCGCCTACGGCGGCGTGCCGTTCCTCTCGATGGCTCGGACCGAACTACAGAACCGCGAGCCGGGGATGATGATGCTCATCTCGCTGGCGATCACCGTCGCGTTCGTCTACTCTATCGCGAGCCTGTTCCTCGAGGGGACGACGCCCTTTTTCTGGGAACTCGTCACGCTGATCGATATCATGCTGCTGGGCCACTGGATGGAGATGCGGTCGGTCCGGCAGGCCTCTGGCGCGCTCGACGAACTGGCGAAACTGATGCCCGACACCGCAGAGCGCGTCACCGAGAGCGGCGACACGGAAGAAGTGCCCGTCGCCGAACTCGGCGAAGGCGATGTCGTCCTCGTCCGTCCCGGTGCCTCGGTTCCCGCAGATGGCGAGGTCGTCGATGGCGAATCGTCCGTCGACGAGTCGATGATCACCGGCGAGTCACGACCCGTGGACAAGGAACTCGGATCCGAAGTGGTCGCGGGGACGGTCAACCAGGACGGAAGTCTCCGCGTCCGGGTGACGAAGACCGGCGACGAGACGACCCTCGCGGGCATCATGCGTCTGGTCGATGAGGCCCAGTCCTCGAAGTCCCGCACGCAATTACTCGCTGACCGTGCGGCCGGGTGGCTGTTCTACATCGCACTCAGCGTCGCCGCGATCACGGCCGTCGCGTGGGTCGTCGCGGTCGGACTCAGCGTCGGCGTCCTCGAACGCGTCGTCACGGTCCTCGTCATCGCCTGTCCCCACGCGCTCGGCCTCGCCGTACCGCTTGTCGTCGCCATCAACACCTCCACTGCCGCGAGGAACGGAATGCTCATCCGCGACCGGATCGCGATGGAAGAGGCTCGAAACCTCGATACGGTGATGTTCGACAAGACCGGGACGCTCACGAAAGGCGAGCAGGGCGTCGTCGGCATCCAGACTGCCGGTGACTGGGACGAAGAGCGAGCCCTCGAAGTCGCCGCCGGCGTCGAGGGCGACTCCGAGCACATGATCGCTCGCGCCATCCGGACCGCCGCCGGAGAACGGGGCGTCCAACGAGCCAGCGTCTCGAACTTCGAGAACCTTCGCGGGCTCGGTGTCCGGGCAGTCGTCGACTTGGAGCCGCGAAGCGGCCCCGGACAGGCGAGCGGGGAGCACGAGGTGCAACGCGCCTCGGAAGAGCGGGCGGGGAGTGAAGCGACCCGCGAGCCGAGCGACCCGCGAGACGGCGACACGGTCTACCTCGGCGGACCAAACCTCATCGAGAAACTCGGTGTCGAGCGAGCCGACGGGATCGTCTCCTTCGCCGACGAGGCGGGCTCGAACGCCCAGACCGTCATCTACCTCATTCAGGACGAATCCGAGGTCGCGGCGGCATTTGCTCTTGCGGACGTGGTTCGTGAGGAGAGCCGGCGGGCCATCGAAGCGCTCCACGGGATGGGCATCGAGGTGGCGATGCTGACGGGCGACTCCGAGGCTGTCGCACGCGCCGTCTCTGCGGAACTCGGCATCGACCAGTACTTCGCTGAAGTGTTGCCCGAGGAGAAAGACACCAAAGTGGAGCGGCTCCAATCGGAGGGGAAGCTCGTCGCGATGGTCGGCGACGGCGTCAACGATGCCCCCGCTCTGACGAGAGCCGACGTCGGTATCGCCATCGGGTCAGGCACCGACGTCGCTATCGAGTCGGGGGATATCATCCTCGTCGACAACAATCCACTGGACGTGGTGCGGCTCATCCGGCTTTCGAAGGCGAGCTACCGGAAGATGCAGGAGAACCTCGTCTGGGCGACCGGCTATAACGTCGTCGCGCTCCCGCTCGCCGCCGGAATCCTCGCCCCGATCGGGATTCTGCTCTCGCCGGCGGTCGGGGCGGCGTTCATGTCGGTATCGACGATCATCGTCGCGATTAACGCCCGACGACTCAAGGGAGCCGATCTCTCTGTAGGATGA
- a CDS encoding pyridoxamine 5'-phosphate oxidase family protein gives MEDARSVRMSAEDRNEFLGKGGTGVISFDSANDGPPYARPISYGYDADTGNFYFRLAVGPEDAGKKAFIDEDGEISFVTYDETGSGWRSVIATGSLEEITRSALDPEVAEAMQRIRIPFVDVYDSHPLTLEFRFFRLTPDEVTGQQEAGTGE, from the coding sequence ATGGAAGACGCTCGCTCGGTACGGATGAGTGCGGAAGATCGAAACGAGTTCCTAGGGAAGGGTGGGACGGGCGTCATCTCGTTCGATTCGGCGAACGACGGTCCGCCGTATGCCCGGCCAATTTCGTATGGCTACGACGCAGATACGGGGAATTTCTACTTCCGGCTGGCCGTCGGTCCCGAGGACGCCGGAAAGAAAGCGTTCATCGACGAGGACGGGGAGATATCGTTCGTCACCTACGACGAGACGGGCAGCGGCTGGCGAAGCGTCATCGCAACCGGCAGTCTGGAGGAGATCACGAGATCAGCACTCGATCCCGAAGTCGCCGAAGCGATGCAGCGAATACGAATTCCGTTCGTGGACGTATACGACAGTCACCCCCTCACGCTGGAGTTCCGGTTCTTCCGGCTCACGCCGGACGAGGTCACCGGCCAGCAAGAGGCCGGGACCGGCGAGTGA
- a CDS encoding universal stress protein, giving the protein MSDYDRLLVPTDGSAVAEAASETAIEFARQFDAALHVIHVLESEEVPADGDDDAARERDSRSEEATTTIAGMARDAGVETRTASLDERESVHDTSLGYADELDIDCIVMGTHGRTGLDRYLLGSVTERVTRLTDVQSSRSESERPAKEVPEIER; this is encoded by the coding sequence ATGTCCGATTACGATCGACTCTTGGTCCCAACGGACGGCAGCGCCGTTGCGGAGGCAGCGAGCGAAACCGCTATTGAATTTGCCCGTCAATTCGATGCCGCTCTTCACGTGATTCACGTTCTCGAATCCGAGGAAGTCCCGGCCGACGGTGACGACGACGCGGCCCGAGAGCGCGACAGCCGCAGCGAGGAGGCAACAACGACTATCGCTGGAATGGCGAGAGACGCGGGCGTCGAGACGCGAACCGCGTCTCTCGACGAACGCGAATCCGTCCACGACACGAGCCTCGGATACGCCGACGAACTCGATATCGACTGTATCGTCATGGGCACGCACGGCCGAACTGGCTTGGATCGGTATCTCCTCGGGAGCGTTACCGAACGGGTCACTCGGCTTACGGACGTCCAGTCCTCACGATCCGAGAGCGAGCGGCCGGCGAAGGAGGTCCCCGAAATTGAACGCTAA
- a CDS encoding sodium:phosphate symporter, which produces MDSTLDEILTQGRTSGPLVVGALVSLLLFLFAVQLLGASTAAAAAPLERFFGRYVTGNGRALGASWLATYVLTNGSVVAALSISLFETGVLTASQLFLMLAGSRLGGAAIVLLIGALDYFQKRRYSFSESTRLGILTFLLSHSVYLPATVLGYFLLPVLQTGFEGVSSRIELSVRPLAAFDPATGAVVDTVGVGPGLVVAVLVLFGSITLFDRVLKRIDTEWLRERFFRRFQHKWTSFGLGVLITGVTTSVAFSLGVVVPLYNRDYIERREIVPYVLGANIGTFFDTVVVAVLLESPRGVAIVLSLVAVGATITVGALVRFSTYFRAVETIQTRLVADRRYLLGFLVSLGVLPILLVLLPF; this is translated from the coding sequence GTGGATTCGACTCTCGACGAGATACTGACACAGGGGCGCACGTCGGGCCCGTTAGTCGTCGGTGCTCTCGTCTCCCTGCTACTGTTCCTGTTCGCGGTCCAGTTGCTGGGTGCGTCCACAGCGGCCGCGGCTGCGCCGCTCGAACGGTTCTTCGGGCGGTACGTCACCGGAAATGGGCGAGCCCTAGGTGCGAGCTGGCTCGCCACGTACGTACTCACTAACGGGTCAGTGGTAGCGGCCCTCTCCATCTCGCTGTTCGAGACCGGGGTCCTCACGGCCTCACAGCTGTTCCTGATGCTCGCCGGTTCACGCCTCGGGGGTGCCGCCATCGTCCTCCTGATCGGGGCGCTCGACTACTTCCAGAAGCGGCGCTATTCGTTCAGTGAGTCGACCAGGCTGGGGATACTGACTTTTCTCTTGTCACATTCGGTCTATCTACCGGCGACTGTCCTCGGGTACTTCCTGTTGCCGGTACTTCAGACGGGATTCGAGGGTGTCAGTAGCCGGATCGAACTCTCGGTTCGTCCGCTGGCGGCCTTCGATCCCGCGACGGGAGCCGTCGTCGATACCGTCGGCGTGGGCCCGGGGCTCGTGGTGGCCGTTCTCGTGCTGTTCGGAAGCATCACGCTCTTCGACCGGGTGCTCAAGCGGATCGACACCGAATGGCTCCGCGAGCGGTTCTTTCGCCGATTTCAGCACAAGTGGACTTCGTTTGGACTCGGCGTCCTCATCACCGGCGTGACGACCAGCGTCGCGTTCTCGCTGGGGGTGGTCGTCCCCCTCTATAACCGCGACTACATCGAACGGCGGGAGATCGTTCCCTACGTTCTGGGAGCGAACATCGGCACCTTCTTCGATACGGTGGTCGTCGCCGTACTGCTGGAATCCCCACGGGGCGTGGCTATCGTGTTATCACTCGTGGCCGTCGGGGCGACTATCACAGTCGGAGCGCTGGTTCGGTTTTCGACGTACTTCCGGGCCGTCGAGACCATCCAAACTCGACTCGTTGCCGACCGTCGGTACCTACTCGGGTTTCTCGTCTCGTTGGGTGTCCTCCCGATATTGCTGGTTCTCCTCCCGTTCTAG
- a CDS encoding low molecular weight phosphatase family protein, protein MTTTVAFVCVQNAGRSQMSTAFAERERERRELDDAVEILTGGTHPAERVHDVVVEVMREAGFDLSERTPREISTVELESCDYVATMGCSTLELDADDSDVDVRDWALDDPDGKDLDRVREIRDGIRDRVRALFDEIEREMATDA, encoded by the coding sequence GTGACCACCACCGTCGCCTTCGTCTGTGTCCAGAACGCCGGGCGGTCGCAGATGTCGACCGCGTTCGCCGAGCGCGAGCGGGAGCGTCGAGAGCTCGACGACGCGGTCGAGATTCTCACCGGCGGAACCCATCCCGCCGAGCGCGTTCACGACGTCGTCGTCGAGGTGATGCGCGAAGCGGGATTCGACCTCTCGGAGCGGACGCCGCGGGAGATCTCGACGGTCGAACTCGAATCGTGTGACTACGTCGCCACCATGGGGTGTTCGACGCTCGAACTCGATGCCGACGACTCCGACGTCGACGTCCGCGACTGGGCGCTCGACGATCCCGACGGAAAAGACCTCGATCGTGTCCGAGAGATTCGCGACGGGATCCGGGACCGCGTGCGTGCGCTTTTCGACGAGATCGAGCGAGAGATGGCCACGGATGCCTGA
- a CDS encoding CBS domain-containing protein has product MAFPIRVNDVMSSPVTTASPETPASDAAGRCCTAAIGSLVVVEGGEVIGIVTSDDFVRLLGEASDPEERSLSEFMSTDVVSVDASATLGDAVETMFEHGVARLVVFDGDELVGLVSTDDIVRHVPQILQRREIGGHERQTARYHRQQETAYEDEDWDIESTGLDDNRINVGDRVTFSKTVSERDVKRFATASGDTNRLHLDEEYASQTRFGRRIVHGTLVCGLISAALARLPGVTIYLSQDLSFLKPAEVDDRLTAVCEVATDLGRNKYQLTTDVLDEDGDRLIEGQAAVLIDETPESGRVMVETLADS; this is encoded by the coding sequence ATGGCGTTCCCGATTCGCGTCAACGACGTGATGAGCAGCCCGGTCACGACGGCTTCGCCCGAGACACCTGCCAGCGATGCCGCCGGACGGTGTTGTACGGCCGCGATCGGGTCGCTGGTCGTCGTCGAGGGCGGCGAGGTCATCGGGATCGTCACCAGTGACGACTTCGTGCGACTACTCGGCGAGGCGTCGGATCCGGAGGAGCGTTCGCTGTCGGAGTTCATGTCGACCGACGTCGTCTCGGTCGATGCGAGCGCGACCCTCGGCGACGCAGTCGAAACGATGTTCGAACACGGCGTCGCCCGGTTAGTCGTCTTCGACGGCGACGAACTGGTCGGGCTGGTCAGCACCGACGATATCGTCCGGCACGTTCCGCAAATCCTTCAGCGGCGGGAAATCGGAGGCCACGAGCGACAGACGGCCCGCTACCATCGACAACAGGAGACCGCCTACGAGGACGAGGACTGGGATATCGAAAGCACGGGGCTCGACGACAACCGTATCAACGTCGGTGACAGGGTCACGTTCTCGAAGACGGTCAGCGAACGGGACGTGAAGCGCTTCGCGACAGCCAGCGGCGACACGAACCGGCTTCACCTCGACGAAGAGTACGCCAGCCAGACGCGGTTCGGCCGGCGAATCGTTCACGGGACGCTCGTTTGCGGGTTGATAAGCGCCGCGTTGGCCCGTCTCCCCGGTGTGACCATCTACCTCTCACAAGATCTCTCGTTCCTCAAACCGGCCGAAGTCGATGACCGACTCACCGCTGTGTGTGAAGTGGCCACGGACCTCGGTAGGAATAAATATCAGCTCACGACCGACGTACTCGACGAGGACGGCGACCGCCTGATCGAGGGACAGGCTGCCGTCCTGATCGACGAGACACCGGAGAGTGGCCGAGTTATGGTCGAAACCCTCGCTGATAGCTAA